One window of the Parasphingopyxis algicola genome contains the following:
- a CDS encoding response regulator, with translation MASLAPDSRDRHPTAYRLIDRTLLAIVALAGIGSSVLLMFLLESPVFAAGFGALFVTALGVALIAARRRPADAAVARGPDRALIRTAIEGGGAPVAVTDRQGLLVVANSLFERDFRGAPTPPALPFGEEGVDRLTNAGRTAWRDGRGTAPALRTPQGIYDAVVERGGEQDDFLIWRFMPAAGTDMVGEARRLLESAAGNALGIAGVMAVLVDSGGRMIAANQVFRKRALGSSQERLRGRDFTDCLETGEDRLLRMAREGEDGPPLRLVQVPIPTASDEADPLLFFLLDEIPGPGRATDSADIHALLGMLPLGLALAERDGRFLYINAAFRRAAGLADDAQPVYPGDLVVDEDKTAVANAVRRFANSASISADIALRLRHQPDETVAMTVAGAPGLGEAAVLLSLKDNSEDEKLKRQVAQATKMQAVGQLAGGVAHDFNNILTAIIGHCDLMLLRHTPGDSDYDDIQQIKSNSNRAAGLTRQLLAFSRQQTLRPQILQLPDVVSEVSNLLKRLLGETVSLDIHHGRNLGPVRADPGQLEQVIVNLAVNARDAIQSREDGDGRGTLTLETFAVSAPEVEAMSHDVMPAADYTAFRLTDTGIGIAPEALGKIFEPFYTTKEVGRGTGLGLSTVYGIVKQSGGYIFADSEVGTGTAFTIYLPAHRGDAAVGAQPSAGAAETPTESPADEPPPPTPAPATEAWGSGTVLVVEDEDMVRAVAERALTRQGYSVVTAEDGEDALRIIAERQDFDLILSDVVMPGMDGPTMATELRETMPDVPILFMSGYAEEQLRKSIDIEQVHFLPKPFSVQQLAEAVRDIMKDIAQ, from the coding sequence ATGGCGAGCCTCGCACCCGACAGCCGGGACCGGCATCCGACGGCATATCGGCTGATCGACCGCACGCTCCTCGCGATCGTGGCGCTGGCCGGGATCGGGTCTTCGGTCCTGCTCATGTTTCTGCTCGAAAGCCCGGTATTCGCGGCGGGTTTCGGCGCTCTGTTCGTCACGGCGCTGGGCGTCGCGCTCATCGCGGCCCGGCGCCGGCCGGCGGACGCCGCGGTGGCGCGCGGGCCCGACCGGGCGCTGATCCGCACGGCGATCGAAGGCGGCGGCGCGCCGGTCGCGGTGACCGACCGGCAGGGGCTGCTCGTCGTCGCGAACAGTCTTTTCGAAAGGGATTTTCGCGGCGCACCGACGCCGCCGGCGCTCCCGTTCGGGGAGGAAGGCGTCGACCGGTTGACGAATGCCGGGCGAACGGCCTGGCGCGACGGCCGGGGTACCGCTCCGGCGCTTAGGACGCCGCAGGGAATCTATGACGCGGTCGTCGAACGCGGCGGCGAGCAGGACGATTTCCTCATCTGGCGTTTCATGCCCGCGGCCGGGACCGACATGGTCGGCGAGGCGCGGCGGCTGCTGGAAAGCGCGGCGGGCAATGCGCTCGGCATTGCCGGCGTGATGGCCGTTCTCGTCGACAGCGGCGGGCGGATGATCGCCGCGAACCAGGTCTTCCGGAAACGCGCGCTCGGATCTTCGCAGGAACGGCTGCGCGGCCGGGATTTCACCGACTGTCTCGAAACCGGCGAGGACCGGTTGCTGCGGATGGCGCGGGAAGGCGAGGACGGGCCGCCGCTCCGTCTCGTCCAGGTGCCGATCCCGACCGCGTCGGACGAGGCCGATCCGCTGCTCTTCTTCCTGCTCGACGAAATCCCCGGGCCGGGCCGGGCGACCGACAGCGCCGACATCCATGCGCTGCTCGGCATGTTGCCGCTGGGCCTGGCACTGGCCGAGCGCGACGGCCGATTCCTTTATATCAATGCTGCGTTCCGCCGCGCGGCCGGCCTCGCCGACGACGCCCAGCCCGTCTATCCGGGCGACCTGGTCGTGGACGAGGACAAGACCGCGGTCGCCAATGCGGTCCGGCGCTTCGCCAACAGCGCCTCGATCTCCGCCGATATCGCCCTGCGCCTCCGGCACCAGCCCGACGAAACCGTCGCGATGACCGTCGCCGGCGCGCCCGGTCTCGGCGAGGCGGCGGTGCTGCTCAGCCTCAAGGACAATAGCGAGGACGAGAAGCTGAAGCGGCAGGTCGCCCAGGCCACCAAGATGCAGGCGGTCGGCCAGCTCGCCGGCGGCGTCGCGCATGATTTCAACAATATCCTGACCGCGATCATCGGCCATTGCGACCTCATGCTGTTGCGGCATACGCCCGGCGACAGCGATTATGACGATATCCAGCAGATCAAATCCAATTCAAACCGCGCCGCCGGCCTGACGCGCCAGCTGCTCGCCTTCTCGCGGCAGCAGACGTTGCGGCCGCAAATTCTCCAGCTGCCCGATGTCGTCTCCGAAGTCTCGAACCTGCTCAAGCGGCTGCTCGGCGAAACGGTGTCGCTCGACATCCATCACGGCCGCAATCTCGGTCCCGTCCGCGCGGATCCCGGCCAGCTCGAACAGGTGATCGTCAATCTCGCGGTCAATGCGCGCGACGCGATCCAGTCGCGCGAGGATGGCGACGGGCGCGGCACGCTGACGCTCGAAACCTTTGCGGTTTCGGCGCCGGAGGTCGAGGCGATGAGCCATGACGTCATGCCCGCGGCCGACTATACCGCGTTCCGGCTGACCGACACCGGAATCGGCATCGCGCCCGAGGCGCTGGGCAAGATATTCGAGCCTTTCTACACGACCAAGGAAGTGGGGAGGGGGACCGGCCTCGGCCTCTCGACCGTATACGGCATCGTCAAGCAATCGGGCGGCTATATCTTCGCCGATTCCGAGGTCGGCACGGGAACCGCCTTCACCATCTACCTGCCCGCCCATCGCGGCGATGCGGCAGTCGGAGCCCAACCGTCCGCAGGCGCGGCGGAGACGCCGACGGAATCGCCGGCCGACGAACCGCCGCCGCCGACTCCCGCTCCCGCCACCGAAGCATGGGGCAGCGGCACCGTCCTCGTCGTCGAGGACGAGGACATGGTCCGCGCGGTCGCCGAACGCGCCCTGACGCGGCAGGGCTATAGCGTGGTGACCGCCGAGGATGGCGAGGATGCCCTGCGCATCATCGCCGAGCGCCAGGATTTCGACCTGATCCTCTCGGATGTCGTAATGCCCGGCATGGACGGGCCGACGATGGCCACCGAGTTGCGCGAGACCATGCCCGACGTGCCGATCCTGTTCATGTCCGGCTATGCCGAGGAACAGTTGCGCAAGTCGATCGATATCGAGCAGGTCCATTTCCTGCCCAAACCCTTCTCCGTCCAGCAACTGGCCGAGGCCGTGCGGGACATCATGAAGGATATCGCGCAATAG
- a CDS encoding phosphatidylserine decarboxylase has product MTELQKPPGDDRNVRWQWPPIHPEGYKYLAISSAAAIVFLWLGWDIIAWPIIGLTIWIASFFRDPERVTPTDEGLIIAPADGLITLIRDVPPPPEMAGPDALGDELMCRVSIFMSVFDVHINRAPMGGTIKEVVYISGKFVNADLDKASEDNERQHILLETRDGQRVGFTQIAGLVARRIVPFVKPGDMVVAGQRVGLIRFGSRVDVYLPAGTAPRVALGQKTVAGETIIAKIGDDARAFGVTQ; this is encoded by the coding sequence ATGACAGAGCTTCAAAAGCCGCCCGGCGACGATCGCAACGTGCGCTGGCAATGGCCGCCCATCCATCCCGAAGGCTACAAGTATCTGGCGATCTCCTCGGCGGCCGCCATCGTTTTTCTGTGGTTGGGCTGGGACATCATCGCCTGGCCGATCATCGGCCTCACCATCTGGATCGCGTCCTTCTTCCGCGATCCGGAACGCGTCACGCCGACGGACGAGGGCCTGATCATCGCGCCGGCGGACGGGCTGATCACGCTGATCCGCGATGTCCCGCCGCCGCCCGAAATGGCCGGGCCGGACGCGCTGGGCGACGAATTGATGTGCCGCGTATCGATCTTCATGAGCGTGTTCGACGTCCATATCAATCGCGCCCCGATGGGCGGCACCATCAAGGAGGTCGTCTATATCTCGGGCAAGTTCGTGAACGCCGATCTCGACAAGGCGAGCGAGGACAATGAGCGCCAGCATATCCTGCTCGAAACCCGCGACGGCCAGCGGGTCGGCTTCACCCAGATCGCCGGGCTTGTCGCGCGCCGCATCGTGCCGTTCGTGAAACCCGGCGACATGGTCGTGGCCGGCCAGCGGGTCGGGCTGATCCGCTTCGGCAGCCGGGTCGACGTCTACCTGCCCGCGGGCACCGCGCCGCGCGTCGCACTCGGCCAGAAAACCGTCGCCGGCGAGACGATCATCGCGAAGATCGGCGACGATGCGCGCGCCTTCGGCGTGACCCAATGA
- the recA gene encoding recombinase RecA: protein MAAHLKVIDSNGKKDDMDRQKALDAALAQIDRAFGKGSAMKLGSREAIEIDAVSTGSLGLDIALGIGGLPRGRIVEIYGPESSGKTTLALHTIAEAQKTGGTAAFIDAEHALDPAYAKKLGVDIDELIISQPDTGEQALEIADTLVRSNAVDILVIDSVAALVPRAEIEGEMGDSHVGLQARLMSQALRKLTGSINRSKCMVIFINQIRMKIGVMYGSPETTSGGNALKFYASVRLDIRRIGQIKDRDEIVGNATRVKVVKNKVAPPFKQVEFDIMYGQGISKMGEILDLGVKAGIVEKSGSWFSYDSTRIGQGRENSKAFLLENPEICAKIENAIRGKEEEVAEEMMAGPGNEEASDE, encoded by the coding sequence ATGGCAGCCCATCTCAAAGTGATCGATTCCAACGGAAAAAAGGACGATATGGACAGGCAGAAGGCGCTCGACGCCGCACTCGCGCAGATTGACCGGGCCTTTGGCAAGGGATCGGCGATGAAACTCGGATCGCGCGAAGCGATCGAAATCGATGCCGTTTCCACCGGATCGCTCGGGCTCGATATCGCGCTCGGCATCGGCGGCCTGCCGCGCGGCCGGATCGTCGAGATTTACGGGCCCGAAAGCTCGGGCAAGACGACGCTCGCGCTGCACACCATCGCCGAAGCGCAGAAGACCGGCGGCACGGCGGCCTTTATCGATGCCGAACACGCGCTCGATCCGGCCTATGCGAAGAAGCTCGGCGTCGATATCGACGAACTGATCATCTCCCAGCCCGATACCGGCGAACAGGCGCTCGAGATCGCCGATACGCTGGTCCGCTCCAATGCGGTCGATATTCTCGTCATCGATTCGGTGGCGGCGCTGGTCCCGCGTGCGGAAATCGAGGGCGAGATGGGCGACAGCCATGTCGGCCTGCAGGCCCGGCTGATGAGCCAGGCGCTCAGAAAGCTGACCGGTTCGATCAACCGCTCGAAATGCATGGTCATCTTCATCAACCAGATCCGGATGAAGATCGGCGTCATGTATGGCAGCCCCGAGACCACATCGGGCGGCAACGCCCTCAAATTCTACGCGAGCGTGCGGCTCGACATCCGCCGGATCGGCCAGATCAAGGATCGCGACGAGATCGTCGGCAACGCGACCCGCGTGAAGGTCGTCAAGAACAAGGTCGCCCCGCCGTTCAAGCAGGTCGAGTTCGACATCATGTACGGCCAGGGTATCTCGAAGATGGGCGAGATACTCGATCTCGGCGTCAAGGCCGGGATCGTCGAGAAATCGGGCTCCTGGTTCTCCTATGATTCGACCCGGATCGGCCAGGGGCGCGAGAACTCCAAGGCCTTCCTCCTCGAAAATCCCGAAATCTGCGCGAAGATCGAAAATGCGATCCGCGGCAAGGAAGAGGAAGTGGCCGAGGAAATGATGGCCGGGCCCGGAAACGAGGAAGCGTCGGACGAATAG
- a CDS encoding NADP-dependent isocitrate dehydrogenase, producing the protein MATKIKVKNPVIEIDGDEMTRIIWEWIRERLILPYLDVDLHYYDLSIQKRDETDDRITVDAANAIKEHGVGVKCATITPDEARVEEFDLKRMWKSPNGTIRNILGGVVFREPIVIENVPRLVPGWTDPIVIGRHAFGDQYRATDMLVPGPGKLRLVFEGDDGTVMDEEVFNFPSPGVAMAMYNLDDSIRDFARASMNYGLQRAWPVYLSTKNTIMKKYDGRFKDLFEEVFEAEFKEQFDKAGIEYEHRLIDDMVASALKWSGKFVWACKNYDGDVQSDTVAQGFGSLGLMTSVLMTPDGKTVEAEAAHGTVTRHYRMHEQGKATSTNPIASIFAWTRGLIYRGKFDETPDVTRFAETLERVCVETVENGQMTKDLAILIGPDQAWMTSEQFFEAIRVNLEAAMDEW; encoded by the coding sequence ATGGCAACGAAGATCAAGGTGAAAAATCCCGTCATCGAAATCGATGGCGACGAGATGACCCGGATTATCTGGGAATGGATTCGGGAACGCCTGATCCTGCCCTATCTGGATGTCGACCTGCATTATTACGATCTTTCCATCCAGAAGCGCGATGAAACCGACGACCGGATCACGGTCGATGCCGCCAATGCGATCAAGGAACATGGCGTGGGCGTCAAATGCGCGACGATCACGCCGGACGAGGCGCGGGTCGAGGAATTCGATCTCAAGCGGATGTGGAAATCGCCCAATGGCACGATCCGCAACATATTGGGCGGCGTCGTTTTCCGCGAACCGATCGTGATCGAAAACGTCCCGCGGCTCGTGCCCGGATGGACCGATCCCATCGTGATCGGCCGCCATGCGTTCGGCGACCAATATCGCGCGACCGACATGCTGGTCCCCGGCCCGGGCAAGCTGCGCCTCGTGTTCGAGGGCGATGACGGGACGGTGATGGACGAGGAAGTGTTCAACTTCCCCTCCCCCGGCGTCGCCATGGCGATGTACAATCTCGACGACAGCATCCGCGATTTCGCGCGCGCCAGCATGAATTACGGCCTGCAACGCGCCTGGCCGGTCTATCTCTCGACCAAGAACACCATCATGAAGAAATATGATGGCCGCTTCAAAGACCTGTTCGAGGAGGTGTTCGAGGCCGAGTTCAAGGAGCAGTTCGACAAGGCGGGCATCGAATATGAGCACCGCCTGATCGACGACATGGTGGCCTCCGCGCTCAAATGGTCGGGCAAGTTCGTCTGGGCCTGCAAGAATTATGACGGCGACGTGCAGTCCGATACGGTCGCGCAGGGCTTCGGCTCGCTCGGCCTGATGACCTCGGTGCTGATGACGCCGGACGGCAAGACGGTCGAAGCCGAGGCGGCGCACGGCACGGTCACCCGCCACTATCGGATGCACGAGCAGGGCAAGGCGACTTCGACCAATCCGATCGCCTCGATCTTCGCCTGGACGCGCGGGCTCATCTACCGCGGCAAGTTCGACGAAACGCCGGACGTGACGCGCTTCGCCGAAACGCTCGAACGGGTGTGCGTCGAAACGGTCGAGAACGGGCAGATGACCAAGGATCTCGCGATCCTGATCGGTCCCGACCAGGCCTGGATGACCAGCGAGCAGTTTTTCGAGGCGATCCGGGTCAATCTCGAAGCCGCGATGGACGAGTGGTAG
- a CDS encoding response regulator has protein sequence MTKARILIVEDEALIAMMLEDFVETLGHEVAGIVDSLEAGLAAVADIDFDLAMLDVNLRERKASWPIADALDEAGKPFLFTSGGDLEKPPERHRSRPFLAKPFTLEGVRAALETGLQTE, from the coding sequence ATGACAAAGGCACGTATTCTGATCGTCGAGGACGAGGCGTTGATCGCCATGATGCTCGAGGATTTCGTCGAAACGCTCGGACATGAGGTGGCGGGAATCGTCGACTCGCTGGAGGCCGGGCTGGCGGCGGTCGCGGACATCGATTTCGATCTCGCGATGCTCGACGTCAATCTGCGCGAACGCAAGGCGAGCTGGCCGATCGCCGATGCGCTCGACGAGGCCGGCAAACCCTTTCTGTTCACAAGCGGCGGCGATCTCGAAAAACCGCCCGAACGGCACCGCAGCCGGCCGTTTCTCGCCAAACCATTCACGCTGGAGGGTGTGCGCGCCGCATTGGAGACGGGCCTGCAAACGGAATAA
- a CDS encoding glutathione S-transferase family protein yields MTVLVHHLENSRSQRILWLLEELELDYEVKRYDRDPKTMLAPPELKQVHPLGKSPVITVDDRTLIETGAIVEYLVAKAGGALGAPAHVEESLRYRQFLHYAEGSLMPPLLSILVVNRLGLLGRPARKPLLAMFADHLRWLNDELFQRPWFAGDSFTAADIMMSFPLEAARDRAGLDDRYPNLLAWLETIHARPAYQRALARGGDYAYA; encoded by the coding sequence ATGACCGTGCTCGTCCATCATCTCGAAAATTCGCGCTCCCAGCGCATCCTGTGGCTGCTCGAGGAGCTGGAGCTCGATTATGAGGTCAAACGCTATGACCGCGATCCGAAGACCATGCTCGCGCCGCCGGAACTCAAACAGGTCCATCCGCTCGGTAAATCGCCGGTCATAACGGTCGACGACCGCACCCTCATCGAAACCGGCGCGATCGTCGAATATCTGGTCGCCAAGGCGGGTGGAGCCCTGGGCGCACCGGCGCATGTCGAGGAGAGCCTGCGATACCGCCAGTTCCTCCATTATGCGGAAGGATCGCTGATGCCGCCCTTGCTCTCGATCCTCGTCGTCAACCGGCTCGGGCTGCTCGGCCGGCCCGCGCGCAAACCGCTGCTCGCGATGTTCGCAGACCATTTGCGCTGGCTCAACGACGAGCTTTTCCAACGCCCCTGGTTCGCCGGCGACAGCTTTACCGCGGCCGATATCATGATGAGCTTTCCGCTCGAAGCCGCGCGCGACCGGGCCGGGCTCGACGACCGCTATCCGAACCTGCTCGCCTGGCTCGAGACGATCCATGCCCGCCCCGCCTATCAGCGCGCCCTCGCGCGTGGCGGCGATTATGCCTATGCCTAA
- a CDS encoding cation:proton antiporter has translation MIHAIESEAFGNALVILGAAGIVIPLFARFRITPVIGFILVGLLVGPSGLGSLTDRAPWLVHVTISDREAIEPFAEFGIVLLLFSIGLELSFKRLWAMRGMVFGVGAGQLIACGLLIGGALVALGQSPIGALGLGLALALSSTALVLPMSGTKTPVGKAALGILLFQDVAIVPIIFFLAAMGPMAQDAGLAALGWTLLLSVATVLAMLVGGRLLLPRLFAQAARTKTPEVFLAACLLVVILASLATTAVGLSPIVGALVAGLVIAETEYHREVEVIVEPFKGLALGVFLITVGMSVDLPVVLENWSSLLLAVVGVVVVKTVVIGLLLRFSGARRATAAEAGLLMASPSETTLIVLAAALQAALIQPSTAAFWQTVTAIGLTITPLLARAGRVAARRVELRETPVDLSGEAAEGEDRAIIVGFGRVGRLVAEMMREHDQPFVAVDSNIDAVARGRRDGFPTIFGDVARPQLLENLDLERVSALILTMDDPVSLVQLTKRVREAHPDLTIVARARDPDHAAELYRAGATDAVPETVESSLQLSEAVLVDIGVAMGPVIASVHEKRAKLREAIMEMGELESLPELPREKLRKS, from the coding sequence ATGATCCACGCAATCGAATCGGAAGCGTTCGGCAACGCGCTCGTCATTCTGGGCGCGGCGGGCATCGTCATCCCGCTGTTCGCGCGGTTCCGGATCACGCCGGTCATCGGTTTCATTCTGGTCGGGCTGCTCGTCGGGCCCTCGGGCCTTGGCTCGCTGACCGACCGCGCGCCCTGGCTCGTCCATGTCACGATATCCGACCGCGAGGCGATAGAACCCTTCGCCGAATTCGGCATCGTGTTGCTGCTGTTCTCGATCGGGCTCGAACTTTCCTTCAAACGCCTCTGGGCGATGCGCGGCATGGTGTTCGGGGTCGGGGCCGGCCAGTTGATCGCTTGCGGCCTGCTGATCGGCGGCGCGCTCGTCGCGCTGGGGCAGAGCCCAATCGGCGCGCTGGGGCTCGGGCTCGCGCTCGCACTCTCCTCGACCGCGCTCGTGCTCCCGATGTCGGGGACGAAAACGCCGGTTGGCAAGGCGGCGCTCGGTATCCTGCTGTTCCAGGATGTCGCGATCGTCCCGATCATTTTCTTCCTCGCGGCGATGGGGCCCATGGCGCAGGATGCCGGGCTGGCGGCGCTGGGCTGGACGCTGCTGCTGAGCGTCGCCACCGTTCTGGCAATGCTGGTCGGCGGGCGCCTGTTGCTCCCGCGGCTCTTCGCCCAGGCCGCGCGGACCAAGACGCCCGAAGTCTTCCTGGCCGCTTGTCTGCTCGTCGTCATCCTGGCGAGCCTCGCCACGACCGCGGTCGGGCTGTCGCCGATCGTCGGCGCGCTGGTTGCCGGTCTGGTTATCGCAGAGACCGAGTATCACCGCGAAGTCGAGGTGATCGTCGAACCCTTCAAGGGGCTGGCGCTCGGCGTTTTCCTCATCACGGTGGGAATGAGCGTCGATTTGCCCGTCGTTCTCGAAAACTGGTCGTCGCTGCTGCTGGCCGTAGTCGGCGTCGTGGTCGTCAAGACGGTAGTGATCGGACTGTTGCTCCGTTTTTCCGGTGCGCGCCGCGCCACCGCGGCCGAGGCCGGCCTGCTGATGGCATCGCCTTCGGAAACCACCCTGATCGTGCTCGCGGCCGCGCTGCAGGCTGCATTGATCCAGCCGTCGACCGCCGCTTTCTGGCAGACGGTAACGGCGATCGGTCTCACCATAACGCCGCTTTTGGCACGCGCGGGCCGGGTCGCGGCGCGGCGCGTCGAGCTGCGTGAAACCCCTGTCGACCTGTCCGGCGAGGCGGCCGAGGGCGAGGACCGCGCGATCATCGTCGGTTTCGGAAGGGTCGGCCGGCTCGTCGCCGAGATGATGCGCGAGCATGACCAGCCCTTCGTCGCCGTCGATTCGAACATCGATGCCGTGGCGCGGGGCCGCCGCGACGGCTTCCCGACGATCTTCGGCGATGTCGCCCGCCCGCAGCTGCTCGAAAATCTCGATCTCGAACGGGTCAGCGCTCTGATCCTGACAATGGACGATCCGGTGAGCCTCGTGCAGCTGACCAAGCGGGTCCGCGAGGCGCATCCCGACCTCACCATCGTCGCGCGGGCGCGCGATCCCGATCACGCCGCCGAACTGTACCGCGCGGGGGCCACCGACGCCGTCCCCGAAACGGTCGAATCCTCGTTGCAACTCTCCGAAGCGGTGCTCGTCGATATCGGCGTGGCGATGGGGCCGGTCATCGCCTCGGTCCATGAAAAGCGCGCGAAACTGAGGGAGGCGATCATGGAAATGGGCGAACTCGAAAGCCTGCCCGAACTGCCGCGCGAGAAACTGCGCAAGTCCTGA
- the alaS gene encoding alanine--tRNA ligase has translation MTSTNDIRRSFLEFFADEGHAQVPSAPLVPHNDPTLMFVNAGMVPFKNVFTGLETRDYSTATSSQKCVRAGGKHNDLDNVGYTARHHTFFEMLGNFSFGDYFKERAIELAWNLLTREWGLDPERLTATVYHDDDQAFDLWRRISGLPESRIVRIATADNFWSMGDTGPCGPCSEIFYDHGDHIPGGPPGSPDEDGDRFVEIWNLVFMQYDQREEGRIDLPSPSIDTGMGLERIAAVLQGTHDNYEIDLFKALIAESAELTGTSPEGDTAASHRVIADHLRSASFLIADGVLPANEGRGYVLRRIMRRAMRHAHILGAKEPLMHRLVPGLVAEMGGAFPELVRAQPLVEETLNHEEIRFRRTLANGLKLLDEAVTDMNEGDVLAGETAFKLYDTYGFPYDLTEDALRSRGLGIDRAGFDEAMAEQKAAARAAWKGSGEAASDTLWFDLAEEHGGTEFIGYTTDEGEGQVVAIVRDGETVEQAATGDSVIVLTNQTPFYAESGGQMGDTGTVSDESGLSATVGDTSKPLGRLHAHHVTIDMGEIAVGQVVTLAIDAERRARLRANHSATHLMHAALRNRLGEHVTQKGSLVAEDRLRFDFSHPKAVTAEEVATIEADVNAQIRDNADVVTRLMTPDEAVEAGALALFGEKYGDEVRVLSMGRNGPADYSVELCGGTHVSALGDIGLFVIVSESAVSAGVRRIEALTGEAARLWYRDREAKLASAADALKTSADELPGRVAALVDERKRLEKELADAKKTLAMGGGNASGPKAETIADTRFLGQIVEGLDPKSLRGLIDEAKASLGSGIAAIVAVNDGRASVAVGMTDDLAGDRDSVALVRTAVEALGGEGGGGRPDMAQGGGPDGDKAEAALTAIREAIAAGV, from the coding sequence ATGACATCGACCAACGACATCCGCCGCTCCTTCCTCGAATTTTTCGCGGATGAAGGCCATGCCCAGGTGCCCTCGGCGCCGCTCGTCCCGCACAACGATCCGACGCTGATGTTCGTCAATGCCGGCATGGTGCCGTTCAAGAATGTCTTCACCGGGCTCGAGACGCGCGACTATTCGACCGCAACCAGCTCGCAGAAATGCGTCCGCGCCGGCGGCAAGCACAACGATCTCGACAATGTCGGCTATACCGCGCGCCACCACACCTTTTTCGAGATGCTCGGCAATTTCTCGTTCGGCGATTATTTCAAGGAGCGCGCGATCGAGCTCGCCTGGAACCTGCTCACGAGGGAATGGGGTCTCGATCCCGAGCGGCTGACCGCGACCGTCTATCATGACGACGATCAGGCGTTCGACCTGTGGCGCAGGATTTCGGGGCTGCCCGAAAGCCGGATCGTCCGGATCGCGACCGCCGACAATTTCTGGTCGATGGGCGATACCGGTCCGTGCGGCCCGTGCAGCGAGATCTTCTACGATCATGGCGATCATATTCCGGGCGGCCCGCCGGGCTCGCCCGACGAGGACGGCGACCGGTTCGTCGAGATCTGGAACCTCGTCTTCATGCAGTATGACCAGCGCGAGGAGGGGCGGATCGACCTGCCGAGCCCTTCGATCGACACGGGCATGGGGCTCGAGCGGATCGCCGCTGTGCTGCAGGGCACGCACGACAATTACGAGATCGACCTGTTCAAGGCGCTGATCGCCGAAAGCGCGGAGCTCACCGGGACGTCGCCGGAGGGCGATACCGCCGCCTCGCACCGGGTGATCGCCGATCATCTGCGCAGCGCGAGCTTCCTGATCGCCGACGGCGTGCTACCGGCCAATGAGGGCCGCGGCTATGTGCTCCGCCGGATCATGCGCCGCGCGATGCGTCATGCGCACATTCTCGGCGCCAAGGAACCGTTGATGCACCGGCTCGTGCCGGGGCTCGTCGCCGAGATGGGCGGCGCCTTTCCCGAACTCGTCCGCGCGCAGCCCCTGGTCGAGGAAACGCTCAACCATGAGGAAATCCGCTTTCGCCGGACGCTCGCCAACGGCCTCAAGCTGCTCGACGAGGCCGTGACGGACATGAACGAGGGCGACGTCCTGGCCGGCGAGACCGCGTTCAAGCTTTATGACACCTACGGCTTTCCCTATGACCTGACCGAGGATGCGCTGCGCAGCCGGGGTCTCGGCATCGACCGGGCGGGCTTCGACGAAGCGATGGCCGAACAGAAAGCCGCCGCGCGCGCCGCCTGGAAAGGGTCTGGGGAGGCGGCGTCGGATACGCTGTGGTTCGATCTTGCCGAGGAGCATGGCGGAACGGAATTCATCGGCTACACGACCGATGAAGGCGAAGGGCAGGTCGTCGCCATCGTGAGGGACGGCGAAACCGTCGAGCAGGCAGCCACGGGCGACAGCGTGATCGTGTTGACCAACCAGACGCCCTTCTATGCCGAAAGCGGCGGCCAGATGGGCGATACGGGCACGGTGAGCGACGAAAGCGGGCTTTCCGCCACGGTTGGCGACACCTCGAAACCGCTCGGACGTCTCCACGCGCATCACGTGACGATCGATATGGGCGAGATCGCCGTCGGACAGGTCGTCACGCTCGCCATCGACGCCGAACGCCGCGCGCGTCTCCGCGCCAATCACAGTGCGACCCATCTCATGCATGCGGCGCTGCGCAACCGGCTCGGCGAGCATGTGACGCAGAAGGGCAGCCTCGTCGCGGAAGACCGGCTGCGCTTCGATTTCTCGCATCCCAAGGCGGTGACGGCCGAGGAGGTCGCCACGATCGAGGCCGATGTGAACGCGCAGATCCGCGACAATGCCGATGTCGTCACCCGGCTGATGACGCCCGACGAAGCTGTCGAAGCCGGCGCGCTCGCGCTGTTCGGCGAGAAATATGGCGACGAGGTCCGCGTGCTGTCGATGGGCCGCAACGGCCCGGCCGACTATTCGGTCGAACTGTGCGGCGGCACCCATGTGTCGGCGCTCGGCGATATCGGGCTGTTCGTCATCGTCTCCGAAAGCGCGGTATCGGCCGGTGTCCGCCGGATCGAGGCGTTGACCGGCGAGGCCGCGCGGCTCTGGTATCGCGACCGCGAGGCCAAGCTGGCGAGCGCGGCGGACGCTCTGAAAACCAGCGCCGACGAACTGCCGGGCCGCGTCGCCGCGCTGGTCGACGAGCGCAAGCGGCTCGAAAAGGAACTTGCCGACGCCAAGAAGACGCTGGCGATGGGCGGCGGCAATGCGAGCGGTCCGAAGGCGGAGACGATCGCGGACACGCGGTTTCTCGGCCAGATCGTCGAGGGGCTCGATCCCAAATCGCTGCGCGGGCTGATCGACGAGGCCAAGGCGAGTCTCGGCTCGGGCATCGCCGCGATCGTCGCCGTCAATGACGGCCGGGCGAGCGTGGCGGTGGGCATGACCGACGATCTGGCCGGCGACAGGGATTCGGTGGCGCTGGTGCGGACGGCTGTCGAGGCGCTGGGCGGCGAGGGCGGCGGCGGGCGGCCCGACATGGCACAGGGTGGCGGGCCCGATGGCGACAAGGCCGAGGCGGCGCTGACCGCGATCCGAGAGGCGATCGCCGCCGGAGTCTAG